From a single Nostoc edaphicum CCNP1411 genomic region:
- a CDS encoding PstS family phosphate ABC transporter substrate-binding protein encodes MNKMNFKLNSLTVLGLVSIVTATFGLSISAVHSQSVSTVTVDGSSTVFPITEAAAEDFQKAQSGRVRVTVGVSGTGGGFKKFCRGETDISGASRPILQKEIDACKAAGIRYVELPVAYDALTVVVHPQNSWAKNLTVAELKKIWEPGAQGKVNNWNQVRNGFPNAPLKLFGPGANSGTFDYFTEAIVGKAKSSRGDFTASEDDNVLVQGVSRDKNALGYFGYAYYAENKNKLKAVPVNGVLPSEATVKNGSYNPLSRPIFIYVSSKSIDKPQVKQFVQFYLQNAAKFSQEVKYVALPASAYTTAQNHFNKKRYGTIFGGQESVGLKIEELLSREARE; translated from the coding sequence ATGAACAAGATGAACTTTAAGCTTAACAGCCTGACAGTATTAGGTCTAGTCTCAATAGTAACCGCCACATTTGGTCTATCAATATCTGCGGTTCATTCCCAAAGCGTCAGCACAGTTACGGTTGATGGTTCTAGCACCGTTTTCCCAATTACGGAAGCAGCAGCAGAAGACTTCCAAAAAGCGCAAAGCGGTAGAGTGAGAGTTACAGTAGGCGTTTCTGGTACTGGCGGCGGCTTCAAAAAGTTCTGTCGTGGCGAGACAGACATCTCTGGTGCATCTCGTCCCATCCTACAAAAAGAAATCGATGCTTGCAAAGCTGCGGGCATTCGTTATGTTGAACTACCAGTAGCTTATGATGCTTTAACAGTAGTGGTTCACCCCCAAAATTCCTGGGCAAAAAATCTCACAGTTGCCGAATTGAAGAAAATTTGGGAACCTGGGGCACAGGGTAAGGTCAACAACTGGAATCAGGTTCGTAACGGATTCCCCAATGCACCTCTGAAATTGTTTGGTCCTGGTGCAAACTCTGGAACCTTCGATTACTTTACCGAAGCTATTGTTGGCAAAGCCAAGTCTAGCCGGGGTGACTTTACTGCTAGCGAAGATGACAACGTACTTGTACAAGGTGTTAGCCGTGATAAGAACGCCCTTGGTTACTTTGGTTATGCCTATTACGCAGAAAATAAAAATAAACTCAAGGCAGTGCCAGTTAACGGCGTATTGCCTTCGGAAGCGACAGTGAAAAATGGTAGTTACAATCCACTATCTCGTCCCATTTTTATCTATGTTAGTTCCAAGTCTATTGACAAGCCACAAGTCAAGCAGTTTGTGCAATTTTACTTGCAAAATGCAGCTAAGTTTTCTCAAGAAGTAAAATACGTTGCTCTACCAGCGTCAGCATACACTACCGCCCAGAATCACTTCAATAAGAAGAGATATGGCACGATTTTTGGTGGTCAAGAATCAGTTGGGTTGAAAATTGAAGAATTATTAAGCCGTGAAGCCAGAGAATAA
- a CDS encoding acyl-CoA dehydrogenase family protein produces MSQLEQAVSDTFVAKGLETLPNIFDRVEALAKDFATRAGVHDKDGSFPFENFTALHEAGLLSLTIPHELGGQGLGLPTICRVIEGIARGDASTALVLTMHYLQHAHAARSRRWHPEVYKRLCRESIEGIALLNAARVEPELGTPARGGLPATIAERTIEGWCLTGHKQYTTGSPILSYFVVWARTTEDEPQVGSFLVPRDLPGLRIVETWDHLGMRATGSHDLILENVLIPSEYALNISPISATPSFDPLISTWGSLTVSALYLGVATSARDWLAKYLWERSPSNLKEPLATLPRFQTAVGEIEALLFANNRLIYSLAEDIDKGEYEPNVGLQAQAVKYLTTTNSIRAVEIALELTGNPGLLKRNPLERHYRDVLCSRIHTPQNDVICQSLGKSVLKVK; encoded by the coding sequence ATGTCACAGTTGGAGCAAGCAGTGTCAGACACCTTTGTAGCCAAAGGCTTAGAAACTCTCCCCAATATTTTCGACCGAGTTGAGGCTCTAGCCAAAGACTTTGCCACCCGTGCAGGGGTACATGACAAAGATGGTTCCTTTCCCTTTGAGAATTTTACAGCTTTGCATGAGGCAGGATTACTCAGCCTCACCATTCCACATGAATTAGGTGGTCAGGGTTTGGGGTTGCCAACTATCTGTCGAGTGATTGAAGGGATAGCGCGTGGCGATGCTTCAACCGCGCTAGTACTGACAATGCACTATCTTCAACATGCTCATGCGGCTCGTAGTCGTCGCTGGCATCCAGAAGTATATAAGCGGCTGTGTCGTGAATCAATCGAAGGCATTGCCCTGCTCAATGCTGCCCGTGTTGAACCAGAGTTAGGAACGCCAGCTAGAGGCGGATTGCCTGCGACAATTGCCGAACGAACAATAGAGGGCTGGTGTTTAACAGGACATAAGCAGTACACCACGGGTAGTCCCATTCTTAGCTACTTTGTTGTTTGGGCACGGACAACTGAGGATGAACCACAAGTTGGAAGTTTTCTGGTTCCGCGCGATCTGCCAGGTTTGCGAATTGTTGAAACCTGGGATCACTTGGGGATGAGAGCGACAGGCAGCCACGATCTAATTTTAGAGAATGTATTAATTCCCTCAGAGTATGCTCTCAATATCAGCCCCATATCTGCGACGCCATCTTTTGATCCGCTGATTTCCACTTGGGGTAGTTTGACAGTAAGTGCTTTATATCTCGGTGTTGCTACTAGTGCGCGAGACTGGCTGGCTAAATATCTTTGGGAGCGATCGCCTTCTAATCTCAAAGAGCCACTGGCAACTCTGCCACGCTTCCAAACTGCTGTGGGTGAAATAGAAGCACTGTTGTTTGCTAACAATAGATTGATTTATAGTTTGGCTGAAGATATTGATAAAGGCGAGTATGAGCCTAATGTAGGTTTACAGGCACAAGCTGTTAAATATCTCACTACAACTAACTCAATTCGTGCTGTGGAGATTGCTTTAGAACTGACAGGTAATCCTGGTCTATTAAAAAGGAATCCTTTAGAACGACATTACCGTGACGTTCTGTGCAGCCGTATCCATACACCGCAAAATGATGTTATTTGCCAGTCTTTAGGGAAGTCGGTGCTGAAGGTAAAGTAG
- a CDS encoding peptidase domain-containing ABC transporter, translating to MPPVLYEQHLGERLLYTLGAKLSERELQNFLAEMEIVEPPVAKQFWQSAQTNPGIYIILTGKVRLLDSSENLITTFDAWSCFGELTLFPEANFSPYVVRASTGLKLGYFRQEALQILIEKYPSIRDRLFARAELWDLLLLCRQTSQLPCHTSQVPGMLRALSLFERHQLDPGSVSPQISQDSQLWLLYGGQLRHSQGHSLTPGTIFAQPEQGDWQATQPTIAYILKNDQRQTALQYFPELGNWGLGTGDWGLGTGDLGLGAREKTFQSPKSKIIPFPQREKQSQQQPKKSNFYFPSPKVQVGHWWKRLTKSYPFYAQQSAADCGSACLVMVGKYWGKHFSINRLRDMTNVSRSGASLKAMAATAENLGFSTRPVKATLDKLAEQPLPAIAHWEGKHFIVVYEITKKRVIVCDPGLGQRSLTKAEFQEGWSGYALLLQPTALLKDAKDETISFWKFFDLIRPHHRALVEIFIASVLIQLFGLVTPVFTQLLLDRVLVQRSVTTLNAIGLGMIIFGLFGVAVNALRQYLLFHTANRISVSLLVGFIKHTYRLPLSYFESRFVGDIISRIQENQKIQRFLTGQTLSILLDMLTLVVYLSLMFSYSWRMSLFVLCTVPPFFILALASTSILRRMSREIFTAGTQEKSYLIESLSGIRTVRSLAIEQTVRWRWEELLNDLVKKGFNAQIIGNRLQIISGVIQTFVNTALLWYGATQVINGDLTIGQLVAFNMLVGNVLSPFQRLSMLWNQLQEIVISTERINDVLEAEPEEDLETKPRKTLGKLNGNIRFQNVTFRYHPESEINVLENLNFEIQPEQMVAVVGRSGSGKTTLSKLILGLYPPTDGKVLIDDHDITAVALRSLRSQIGVVDQDTFLFGGTIRENIAIAHPDASLEEIIQAAKYAGADEFIQKLPMGYESQIGEGGGMLSGGQRQRVAIARALLGNPRLLLFDEATSHLDSESERIIQNNLKTILQGRTSVIIAHRLSTVRNADLILVLDQGVLVESGTHDELIAKKGHYYYLNHQQLAQTG from the coding sequence ATGCCACCAGTGCTTTATGAGCAACATCTGGGTGAAAGGCTGTTGTACACCTTGGGTGCAAAGCTTTCAGAAAGAGAATTACAAAACTTCCTGGCAGAAATGGAGATTGTGGAGCCACCAGTAGCAAAGCAGTTCTGGCAATCTGCACAGACTAATCCTGGTATCTACATTATCCTCACAGGTAAAGTCAGACTGTTGGATAGCTCTGAGAATTTAATCACTACCTTTGATGCATGGTCTTGTTTTGGCGAATTGACTCTGTTTCCCGAAGCTAACTTTAGTCCTTATGTAGTCAGAGCTTCAACAGGCTTAAAACTTGGCTATTTCAGACAAGAGGCATTGCAAATATTAATAGAGAAGTATCCTAGCATTCGCGATCGCCTATTTGCCCGTGCAGAACTTTGGGATTTGCTGTTGTTATGTCGCCAAACCTCACAATTACCGTGCCATACATCACAAGTTCCAGGGATGCTCAGAGCTTTATCTCTGTTTGAGCGACACCAACTAGATCCTGGCTCTGTCAGTCCCCAAATATCCCAAGATTCGCAACTGTGGCTATTGTATGGAGGTCAACTGCGGCATTCTCAAGGCCATTCTTTGACACCAGGCACTATCTTTGCACAACCAGAACAAGGTGATTGGCAAGCAACGCAACCAACGATTGCTTATATTCTGAAAAACGACCAGAGGCAAACAGCACTACAATACTTCCCGGAGTTAGGAAACTGGGGACTGGGGACTGGGGATTGGGGACTGGGAACTGGCGACTTGGGACTGGGAGCTAGGGAAAAAACTTTCCAATCTCCAAAATCCAAAATAATTCCTTTTCCCCAACGAGAGAAGCAGTCACAACAACAGCCAAAAAAATCAAATTTTTATTTTCCCAGTCCAAAGGTGCAAGTGGGGCATTGGTGGAAACGCCTCACTAAAAGCTATCCCTTTTATGCCCAACAAAGCGCAGCCGATTGCGGCTCTGCTTGCTTGGTGATGGTTGGTAAGTATTGGGGCAAGCATTTTAGTATCAATCGCCTCCGGGATATGACCAACGTTAGCCGCAGTGGTGCATCCCTAAAGGCCATGGCAGCAACAGCAGAAAACCTGGGTTTTTCCACCCGTCCGGTGAAAGCGACTCTTGATAAATTGGCAGAACAACCTTTACCTGCAATTGCTCACTGGGAAGGCAAACATTTTATTGTCGTCTATGAAATCACCAAAAAGCGGGTGATTGTATGTGACCCTGGTCTTGGTCAACGCAGTCTGACAAAAGCTGAATTTCAAGAAGGTTGGAGTGGTTATGCCTTGTTACTGCAACCTACAGCCCTCCTAAAAGATGCTAAAGACGAAACTATTAGTTTCTGGAAGTTTTTTGACTTAATTAGACCTCACCATCGGGCACTAGTAGAAATATTTATAGCTTCAGTATTAATCCAATTATTTGGATTGGTAACGCCAGTATTCACCCAGCTTTTGCTCGATAGAGTACTTGTGCAGCGTAGCGTTACAACCTTAAACGCCATTGGTTTAGGGATGATTATTTTTGGGTTGTTTGGTGTCGCTGTCAATGCTCTACGGCAATATCTTCTATTTCATACTGCTAACCGCATTAGCGTCTCCTTACTCGTAGGTTTTATCAAACATACCTACCGTTTGCCCCTTTCCTATTTCGAGTCGCGTTTTGTTGGGGATATCATCTCGCGCATCCAAGAAAACCAGAAAATTCAGCGCTTTCTCACTGGTCAGACACTCTCTATCTTGCTGGATATGCTGACATTGGTGGTTTATCTGAGCTTGATGTTTTCCTATAGCTGGCGAATGTCATTATTTGTATTGTGTACAGTACCGCCATTTTTTATCTTGGCGCTGGCTAGCACAAGTATTTTGCGCCGGATGTCCAGAGAGATTTTTACTGCTGGTACTCAAGAAAAAAGCTATCTCATTGAATCCCTGAGTGGAATTCGTACCGTCCGTTCGTTGGCAATTGAACAGACCGTGCGCTGGCGTTGGGAGGAACTGCTGAATGATTTGGTCAAAAAAGGCTTTAATGCTCAAATAATTGGTAATCGCCTGCAAATTATTAGTGGCGTCATCCAAACTTTTGTCAATACTGCATTGCTATGGTATGGAGCAACCCAGGTAATTAATGGCGACCTGACTATTGGACAATTAGTTGCTTTCAATATGTTGGTGGGTAACGTCTTGAGTCCTTTCCAACGGCTGTCTATGTTGTGGAATCAATTACAGGAAATTGTGATTTCCACTGAACGCATTAATGACGTGTTGGAGGCGGAACCAGAAGAAGACTTAGAAACTAAGCCCCGGAAGACTTTGGGTAAGCTCAACGGTAATATTCGCTTTCAGAATGTCACCTTTCGCTATCACCCAGAAAGTGAGATTAACGTACTAGAAAATCTCAACTTTGAAATTCAGCCAGAACAGATGGTTGCAGTGGTGGGGCGTAGTGGTTCTGGAAAAACAACCCTCAGTAAGTTGATTTTGGGTTTATATCCACCGACAGATGGCAAAGTATTGATTGATGATCATGACATCACTGCTGTTGCGTTGCGATCGCTCCGTTCTCAAATCGGCGTTGTAGACCAAGATACTTTTCTCTTTGGTGGGACTATCCGCGAAAACATTGCGATCGCTCATCCAGATGCCTCTTTAGAAGAAATTATCCAAGCAGCAAAATATGCCGGAGCCGATGAATTTATTCAAAAACTACCAATGGGTTATGAATCCCAAATTGGTGAAGGCGGCGGTATGCTCTCTGGAGGACAGCGCCAACGCGTAGCGATCGCCCGTGCGTTGCTCGGAAATCCTCGGTTATTGCTGTTTGATGAAGCTACAAGCCATCTAGATTCCGAATCAGAACGAATTATTCAAAACAACCTGAAAACAATTCTTCAAGGACGCACAAGTGTAATCATTGCCCATCGTCTCTCTACAGTCCGCAACGCTGACTTAATCTTAGTTTTAGACCAGGGCGTTTTAGTAGAAAGCGGTACCCACGACGAATTAATCGCCAAAAAAGGTCATTACTACTACCTGAATCACCAACAGCTTGCTCAAACCGGTTGA
- a CDS encoding HlyD family efflux transporter periplasmic adaptor subunit, whose protein sequence is MPYPNRSSPLPQDERDEYQSYTQQEKPVEVNEETEAESNSQDLYYGTEELLDALPRIWTRGLLYLLIVFAGLFLPWATLSRVDETGTARGRIEPKGATQKLDSQTGGSVKAVRVKEGDTVRAGQVLVELDSDVLETELQQIQSKLQGLQNRQSQLELLKNQLLMSTSLLEQQSKSQELEKMAQVNQAQQDLDAKLNSYNLQKLEKQALVKQAEQQIYTTRNDQQSAKTRLSIDSKQVERFSKLVQDGAVSATQIDQLKKEEQESKRLYNKSLSDIKQAQLQLAGELNRYQVTINTLESEIEQAKLRLQGEQSSYKSVMQAGKLAVMKNQEQLKDLQTQITAVQSEVAQTKSQILSIRLQMQQRVVRSPINGVIFELPTTKPGAVVQPGQRIAQVAPQNADFVLRASMPNQDSGFLKVGMPVKVKFDAYPFQEYGIVEGKVTWISPDSKVSQTPQGNLEIYELEITLDQQYVENGNKRIPLGAGQTANADVIIRQRRVIDFVLDPFKKLQKGGLEI, encoded by the coding sequence ATGCCATATCCCAATAGATCATCCCCACTTCCCCAAGATGAGCGGGATGAGTATCAAAGTTACACACAGCAAGAGAAACCTGTAGAAGTTAACGAGGAGACAGAGGCAGAAAGTAACAGTCAAGACTTGTACTACGGTACTGAAGAATTGCTCGATGCCTTACCTCGAATTTGGACTCGTGGTTTGTTGTATCTACTGATAGTATTTGCTGGTCTATTTTTGCCTTGGGCAACTCTATCGCGCGTAGATGAAACTGGCACCGCCAGAGGGCGGATAGAACCTAAAGGTGCAACTCAAAAATTAGACTCTCAGACTGGTGGGAGTGTCAAAGCGGTTCGGGTCAAAGAAGGAGATACAGTCAGAGCGGGTCAGGTTCTAGTAGAACTCGATTCTGATGTCCTGGAAACGGAGTTGCAACAAATCCAGAGCAAATTGCAAGGGCTACAAAATCGGCAATCGCAACTGGAACTGCTCAAAAATCAACTCCTGATGTCAACTAGCCTCTTGGAGCAACAAAGTAAATCCCAAGAATTAGAAAAAATGGCTCAAGTAAACCAGGCACAGCAAGACCTTGATGCCAAATTAAATAGCTATAACCTCCAAAAGTTAGAAAAACAAGCATTAGTTAAGCAAGCAGAGCAGCAGATTTACACCACGCGCAACGATCAGCAATCGGCTAAAACTCGTTTGAGTATAGATTCTAAGCAAGTTGAACGCTTTAGTAAGCTCGTTCAGGATGGTGCAGTTTCTGCCACCCAAATTGATCAACTCAAAAAAGAAGAACAAGAAAGCAAACGACTCTACAACAAGTCTTTATCAGATATAAAACAAGCACAATTGCAGTTAGCAGGAGAGCTAAATCGTTATCAAGTCACTATCAATACGTTGGAGTCTGAGATCGAACAAGCAAAACTCCGGCTGCAAGGGGAACAAAGTAGCTATAAAAGCGTGATGCAGGCAGGCAAACTGGCTGTAATGAAAAATCAAGAACAGCTAAAAGACCTACAAACACAAATAACAGCAGTGCAATCAGAAGTTGCTCAGACCAAGAGCCAGATTCTATCTATCAGACTCCAAATGCAGCAACGAGTGGTGCGATCGCCAATTAATGGGGTGATTTTTGAATTACCCACCACTAAACCAGGAGCAGTAGTCCAACCCGGTCAAAGGATTGCCCAAGTCGCACCCCAAAATGCAGACTTCGTACTCAGAGCAAGTATGCCTAATCAAGATAGTGGTTTCTTGAAGGTAGGAATGCCAGTTAAGGTCAAGTTTGATGCCTATCCCTTCCAAGAATATGGCATTGTCGAAGGGAAGGTTACTTGGATCTCTCCTGACTCAAAAGTAAGCCAAACACCCCAAGGGAACCTCGAAATCTATGAGCTAGAAATCACCTTAGATCAGCAGTATGTCGAAAATGGCAACAAACGTATCCCATTAGGTGCCGGTCAGACAGCAAATGCTGATGTCATCATTCGTCAACGGCGCGTGATTGACTTTGTTCTAGATCCGTTCAAGAAACTGCAAAAAGGCGGTTTAGAGATTTAG
- a CDS encoding peptidylprolyl isomerase, whose product MPHNLNISSSDIIHSLKLSCQIPDLVEAIASQSIIAETAQELGITVTPEELQQEGDDLRFAKKLVRAKETWTWLEKHHLSVNEFEELAYNNVLSRKLANHLFSAQLEKHFYERQLDYVSAVTYEVVLEDRDLALELFYALEEGEVNFPEIARLYISDPEVRRAYGYQGIRYRKDFRPEIAAAVFAATPPEALKPITTPKGVHLIWVEEVIQPKLDEQLRQKIITESFAGWLKQQINAMKIVTRLDSDANMRSQEELLEQV is encoded by the coding sequence ATGCCCCATAATCTAAACATTTCCAGTTCAGATATCATTCACAGTCTCAAACTCTCTTGTCAGATACCTGATCTAGTGGAAGCAATAGCATCGCAAAGCATTATTGCCGAAACCGCCCAAGAGCTAGGAATTACAGTCACACCAGAAGAATTACAGCAAGAAGGAGATGACTTACGGTTCGCCAAGAAGCTTGTTAGAGCTAAAGAAACCTGGACATGGCTAGAAAAACACCACCTGTCTGTAAATGAGTTTGAAGAATTAGCCTACAACAACGTCCTTTCGCGGAAGTTAGCAAATCATTTATTTTCTGCTCAACTCGAAAAGCACTTTTATGAACGTCAACTAGATTATGTCAGTGCTGTTACTTATGAAGTCGTCTTAGAGGATCGAGATTTGGCTTTAGAGCTTTTTTATGCTCTAGAAGAAGGCGAAGTCAATTTTCCAGAAATTGCTCGTCTATATATCTCAGATCCAGAAGTCCGCCGTGCCTATGGATACCAGGGAATTCGATACCGAAAAGATTTTCGTCCAGAGATTGCAGCCGCCGTATTTGCTGCTACACCACCAGAAGCTCTCAAACCGATTACGACTCCCAAGGGAGTGCATTTAATTTGGGTGGAAGAAGTCATTCAACCCAAATTGGATGAACAGTTGCGCCAAAAAATCATTACAGAATCATTTGCTGGTTGGTTAAAGCAACAAATCAACGCTATGAAAATAGTCACTCGCCTAGACTCGGACGCAAATATGCGATCGCAGGAGGAATTACTAGAGCAGGTTTAA
- a CDS encoding tetratricopeptide repeat protein, producing MTTLPESLELAVQHYQAKRFTQAEQVYRQIIEVNPRQAEALYGLGMLAQQQKEYQNAESFFQATLQLQPEVAAVHNSLGYSLQQQGKLEDAIACYQKALEFLPDCIEVQANVGNALHLQGKLSSEEKIYYADLNQQFALGRQNAGDLRIAELYYRQAIALQPDLVLAHNNLGDVLQKQARLDDAIKSYQQAIKIQPDSFYAYHNLGHTLQQKGKLKQAIAAYQKALNIKPDLALTHNNLGNIWKKLNKFDAAIESYQEAIKLQPDINIIHYNLGTVFRQNGKLESAIRAFEQALKITPNYAPAKLGICISQLPIIYSSVDEIEFSRNQYQQHLQNLAESYQLSQHEERAKSSEAVGTLQPFYLAYQGLNDRDLQRTYGQMICQIMSSRYTQWSKPLVLPNLDKNEKVRVGIVSRFFCNHSNWKIPIKGWVENLDRSEFEVFGYYTGTTKDDSTIKASQVLDKFVQGVRSIEQWCDAITEDKLHILIFPEFGMDSMTVQMGCLRLAPIQMTSWGHPDTSGLPTIDYYLSSDLMESANAQEHYTEKLVKLPNLSIHYTPLAIKPQAITKADIGLKEDEILFWCCQSLYKYLPNHDDVFPLIAKELGNSKFVFIKHESEEVTAVFRQRLNRTFEELGLNYQNHCLFLPQMKSQTFAGTTALADVFLDSIGWSGCNSTLESIAHNIPVVTLPGELMRGRHSLAILKMMGIEETIASNKEEYVKIAIRLGKDAEYRQYISQQVAENKHKLYGDLKPVRALEDFILQLVNKSRKFDTKDVTEAFKVAVQHHRANRLDEAEQLYRQIIDKQPDYAEALYGLGMLKQQKCAFEEAEKFLSVASQVQPTSVKIWFSLGNFRQNQGQLPEAEVAYKKAIALRPDAGTIYNNLGYTLQQQGKWEEAIASYQKALEFQPNCTEADVNLGNALFAQGKLAIEKQPYYAQLNYKLGIARQQAVDWKTAALYYRAAIALQPDLVEAHYNLGVVLQKQGEIKAA from the coding sequence ATGACTACACTTCCTGAGTCTCTAGAACTCGCTGTTCAACATTACCAAGCCAAGCGCTTCACCCAAGCCGAACAGGTTTATCGTCAAATTATAGAGGTAAATCCCAGGCAAGCAGAGGCACTATATGGCTTAGGTATGCTGGCGCAACAGCAAAAAGAATATCAAAATGCAGAATCATTTTTCCAAGCAACCTTACAATTACAGCCAGAAGTAGCGGCAGTACACAACAGCTTAGGGTATAGTTTACAACAGCAAGGTAAGCTAGAGGATGCGATCGCCTGCTATCAAAAAGCACTGGAATTTCTCCCCGACTGCATAGAAGTGCAAGCAAATGTCGGTAATGCTCTCCACCTCCAAGGAAAGCTGTCATCGGAGGAAAAAATTTATTATGCAGACTTAAATCAGCAATTTGCTTTAGGCAGGCAAAACGCGGGTGATTTGAGGATTGCAGAGTTATACTATCGGCAGGCTATTGCATTGCAGCCAGATTTAGTATTAGCTCATAATAATTTAGGAGATGTGCTTCAAAAACAGGCACGGTTAGATGATGCCATCAAGTCTTACCAACAGGCAATAAAAATTCAACCAGACTCTTTTTATGCCTATCACAACTTAGGGCATACTTTGCAGCAAAAAGGTAAGCTGAAGCAAGCAATAGCAGCATATCAAAAAGCGTTAAATATTAAACCGGATTTGGCATTAACCCATAATAATTTGGGAAACATTTGGAAGAAACTCAACAAATTTGATGCTGCTATTGAATCTTATCAAGAAGCAATCAAACTTCAGCCTGATATAAATATCATCCATTACAATTTAGGAACTGTTTTCAGACAAAATGGCAAATTAGAGTCAGCAATCAGAGCATTTGAGCAAGCTTTAAAAATTACCCCAAATTATGCTCCTGCTAAATTGGGTATTTGTATTAGCCAGCTACCAATTATATATTCTAGTGTTGATGAAATTGAATTCAGCCGTAATCAGTATCAACAGCATTTGCAAAATTTAGCTGAAAGCTATCAATTAAGTCAACACGAAGAACGAGCAAAATCATCTGAAGCTGTGGGCACATTACAGCCTTTTTATCTCGCATATCAAGGTTTAAATGATCGAGATTTACAGCGAACTTATGGACAAATGATTTGTCAGATCATGTCGAGTCGCTATACCCAATGGAGCAAACCGCTGGTTCTCCCGAACTTAGATAAAAATGAAAAGGTTCGGGTTGGTATTGTCTCTAGATTTTTCTGTAATCATTCTAATTGGAAAATCCCTATTAAGGGTTGGGTAGAAAATCTCGATAGAAGTGAATTTGAAGTATTTGGTTATTATACTGGAACAACCAAAGATGATTCAACAATCAAAGCCTCTCAAGTTTTGGATAAATTTGTTCAAGGCGTTCGCTCAATTGAACAATGGTGTGATGCGATAACTGAAGATAAATTACACATCCTGATTTTTCCAGAATTTGGAATGGACTCAATGACTGTACAAATGGGTTGCTTAAGACTAGCACCAATTCAAATGACATCTTGGGGGCATCCTGATACTAGTGGTCTACCAACTATTGACTATTACTTGAGCAGTGATTTAATGGAATCAGCAAATGCTCAAGAACACTATACAGAAAAGCTAGTTAAACTACCAAATTTATCTATTCATTATACACCTTTGGCAATTAAACCGCAAGCAATTACGAAGGCAGATATAGGTTTAAAAGAAGATGAAATTCTCTTCTGGTGTTGCCAATCTTTGTATAAATACTTGCCCAATCATGATGATGTGTTCCCCCTAATTGCGAAGGAATTGGGGAATTCTAAGTTTGTATTTATTAAACATGAGAGTGAAGAAGTTACAGCAGTTTTTCGCCAGCGTTTAAACCGTACTTTTGAAGAATTAGGGCTGAATTACCAAAATCACTGTTTATTTTTGCCTCAGATGAAGAGTCAGACTTTTGCTGGTACTACAGCCTTAGCTGATGTCTTTTTGGATAGTATTGGATGGTCTGGATGTAACTCTACTTTGGAATCTATCGCCCACAATATTCCGGTTGTTACTTTACCAGGAGAACTGATGCGGGGACGACATTCTCTAGCCATCTTGAAGATGATGGGTATAGAAGAAACGATCGCCTCCAATAAAGAAGAATACGTAAAAATCGCTATCCGGCTGGGGAAAGATGCTGAATATCGTCAATATATCTCCCAGCAAGTCGCAGAAAACAAACATAAACTATATGGCGATTTAAAACCAGTCAGAGCGCTGGAAGATTTTATTTTGCAGCTGGTTAATAAATCCAGAAAATTTGACACCAAAGATGTTACTGAAGCTTTTAAAGTTGCAGTTCAACATCATCGAGCTAATCGCCTGGATGAAGCAGAACAGTTATATCGTCAGATTATCGACAAACAGCCAGATTATGCAGAAGCATTATATGGGTTAGGAATGCTGAAACAACAAAAATGTGCATTCGAGGAAGCAGAGAAATTCTTGAGTGTAGCTTCTCAAGTTCAGCCTACCTCTGTAAAAATTTGGTTTAGTTTAGGCAATTTTCGTCAAAATCAAGGGCAATTGCCAGAAGCTGAAGTAGCTTACAAAAAAGCTATTGCTCTCCGACCAGATGCAGGGACAATTTACAATAATTTGGGCTACACCTTGCAACAACAAGGTAAGTGGGAAGAAGCGATCGCATCTTATCAAAAAGCTCTGGAATTCCAACCCAACTGCACAGAAGCAGATGTCAATTTAGGGAATGCGCTTTTTGCCCAAGGAAAGCTTGCAATAGAGAAACAACCTTACTATGCTCAACTCAACTATAAGCTTGGCATTGCTCGCCAACAAGCAGTTGATTGGAAAACTGCTGCTCTTTACTATCGAGCTGCGATCGCACTACAGCCAGATTTGGTAGAAGCTCATTATAACTTAGGGGTGGTACTGCAAAAACAAGGAGAGATAAAAGCAGCGTAG